A single window of Kitasatospora sp. HUAS MG31 DNA harbors:
- a CDS encoding MauE/DoxX family redox-associated membrane protein — protein sequence MAGSSRPGGRVARYADLVGTLVRLGLAAVWFVAGLSKLTDPGASYLAVRAYELLPNALIRPVSIGLPLLELLLGLFLLLGVGTRPAAICSSLLLLALIAAIAQSWARGLSIDCGCFGGGGEIDAGRTRYPQEIARDTGFLALALWLTIRPRTLLAPATTDTRRTEAPT from the coding sequence GTGGCTGGCTCCAGCCGGCCGGGTGGCCGGGTCGCCCGGTACGCCGACCTGGTCGGCACCCTGGTACGGCTCGGCCTGGCCGCGGTCTGGTTCGTCGCCGGCCTCTCCAAGCTGACCGACCCCGGGGCGAGCTACCTCGCCGTGCGCGCCTACGAGTTGCTGCCGAACGCGCTGATCCGGCCGGTCTCGATCGGCCTGCCGCTGCTGGAACTGCTGCTCGGCCTGTTCCTGCTGCTCGGAGTCGGCACCCGGCCGGCGGCGATCTGTTCCAGCCTGCTGCTGCTCGCGCTGATCGCCGCCATCGCCCAGTCCTGGGCCCGCGGGCTCAGCATCGACTGCGGCTGCTTCGGCGGCGGCGGTGAGATCGACGCCGGACGGACCCGCTACCCCCAGGAGATCGCGCGGGACACCGGCTTCCTCGCCCTCGCGCTCTGGCTCACGATCAGGCCGCGCACCCTGCTGGCGCCGGCCACCACCGACACCCGACGGACGGAGGCCCCCACATGA
- a CDS encoding DsbA family protein, whose product MTRTTQDPRAELSSQARATIEQQQRERRRRRGVRTLVAVVVTAALAGGITLATRADDRSAAAHVIPAQDTGHVRAAYYGTRDGMTVVSGGAAPHTLDLYADFLCPQCGRLHRTLGTAIEQATESGKLQVRYHMVPLLVDFSNPAGYSLDAANAALCAADAGRFLPFHASLLTDQPREGRRGHDRSQLTDLGHRLGITDQTFDTCVSTGTYDTRLRQELTRVSADPTLHQPNTRNPRFGTPTALADGTHLVDLTTTDWLDQLLTS is encoded by the coding sequence ATGACCAGGACCACCCAGGACCCGCGGGCCGAGCTCAGCTCCCAGGCCCGCGCCACCATCGAACAGCAGCAACGCGAGCGGCGACGCCGGCGGGGCGTCCGGACCCTGGTGGCCGTCGTCGTGACGGCCGCCCTGGCCGGCGGCATCACCCTGGCCACCCGGGCCGACGACCGCTCGGCGGCCGCGCACGTCATCCCCGCCCAGGACACCGGCCACGTCCGCGCCGCCTACTACGGCACCCGGGACGGCATGACCGTCGTCTCCGGCGGCGCCGCACCCCACACCCTCGACCTGTACGCGGACTTCCTCTGCCCGCAGTGCGGCCGGCTGCACAGGACCCTCGGCACCGCCATCGAACAGGCCACCGAGTCCGGCAAACTCCAGGTCCGCTACCACATGGTCCCGCTCCTGGTGGACTTCTCCAACCCGGCCGGCTACTCCCTTGACGCCGCCAACGCGGCCCTGTGCGCCGCCGACGCGGGCCGATTCCTCCCCTTCCACGCCAGCCTCCTCACCGACCAGCCCAGGGAAGGCCGCCGGGGCCACGACCGCTCCCAGCTGACCGACCTCGGCCACCGGCTCGGCATCACCGACCAGACCTTCGACACCTGCGTCAGCACCGGCACCTACGACACCCGGCTCCGCCAGGAACTCACCCGCGTCTCCGCCGACCCCACCCTGCACCAGCCCAACACCCGCAACCCCCGCTTCGGCACCCCCACCGCCCTTGCCGACGGCACCCACCTGGTCGACCTGACCACCACCGACTGGCTGGACCAGCTACTCACTTCCTGA
- a CDS encoding Fic family protein, with product MLYGVPSLQDIDQSVLAEIDEMRDRLRLHLGTSRRWEGQLRRNLTARAIAGSNTIEGYAASVSDVEDIMVGEAPIDANDTVTAEIEGYRQAMTYIQRLAEAGDDFAYSKGLLNSLHFMMQGHHLLKRPGWWRTGPVYVTSAEDPTIAAYTAPDAQQLAGLTGELVEWLNEGNPDAPGLVRASMAHLNLVAIHPWSDGNGRMSRALHTLVLAREGIMAPEFSSIEEWLGRARNTYRYYDVLAEVGGPVWTPDRDTLPWVRFCLRAHHQQAQSVERQVNTTREVWTALDEAVEQRGWPDRMLYALYPTAMGNRLRRATYQTDAELSEQQAQRDIRELVRAGWLIAKGEAQGRYYTAGPDLPEAITRGVREPRPLRDPYA from the coding sequence ATGCTCTATGGTGTGCCGTCGCTGCAGGACATTGACCAGTCCGTCCTCGCGGAGATTGACGAGATGCGCGACCGGCTGCGTCTCCATCTGGGCACCTCACGTCGCTGGGAAGGGCAGCTGCGGCGTAACCTCACGGCGCGGGCGATCGCTGGTTCAAACACGATCGAGGGCTACGCCGCGAGCGTGTCGGATGTCGAGGACATCATGGTCGGCGAGGCGCCGATCGATGCGAACGACACCGTCACGGCCGAGATCGAGGGCTATCGGCAGGCGATGACATACATCCAGCGCCTTGCCGAAGCGGGCGACGACTTCGCCTACAGTAAGGGCCTGCTCAACTCGCTGCACTTCATGATGCAGGGCCACCACCTGCTCAAGCGGCCCGGCTGGTGGCGTACCGGGCCGGTGTACGTCACCTCCGCCGAGGATCCGACCATCGCTGCCTACACCGCCCCTGATGCCCAGCAGTTGGCCGGCTTGACCGGTGAGTTGGTCGAGTGGCTGAACGAGGGAAACCCTGACGCACCGGGGTTGGTCCGAGCATCGATGGCGCACCTGAATTTGGTGGCGATCCACCCGTGGTCGGACGGCAACGGGCGGATGTCGCGTGCCCTGCACACCCTGGTCCTGGCCCGCGAAGGGATCATGGCGCCAGAGTTCTCGAGCATCGAGGAATGGCTCGGCCGGGCCCGCAACACCTACCGCTACTACGACGTCCTCGCCGAGGTCGGCGGCCCTGTCTGGACTCCGGACCGCGACACTCTGCCCTGGGTGCGGTTCTGCCTGCGCGCCCACCACCAGCAGGCTCAGAGCGTCGAGCGCCAGGTGAACACCACCCGCGAGGTCTGGACCGCCCTCGACGAAGCCGTCGAGCAGCGCGGCTGGCCCGACCGCATGCTATACGCCCTCTACCCCACGGCCATGGGCAACCGACTGCGCCGCGCCACCTACCAGACCGACGCCGAACTCAGCGAGCAGCAGGCCCAACGCGACATCCGCGAACTCGTCCGCGCCGGCTGGCTCATTGCCAAGGGCGAGGCCCAGGGCCGCTACTACACCGCCGGCCCGGACCTTCCCGAAGCGATCACCCGCGGAGTCCGCGAACCCCGACCGCTGCGGGACCCGTACGCGTGA
- a CDS encoding IS630 family transposase, producing the protein MSELVGDARHLSPSAQEALRLRAVAALVEGRDREDVAAVFKVSLKAVDGWWARWLAGGREALIGRPRGRRVGEHQVLSEAEQAAVRQAVLDHQPCELGLVGQLWTRSQVGALIAKLYRVRLTEPGVGKYLRRWGLSFQRPDKRAVEQDPEAVRAWLQETWPAIRAKAKAEGAEVLFADQVGIRSDQVSGRTWGEKGRTPIVRRTGNRFSVNAMSAISTKGRMHFMVFTGTFDAQVMCRFLSRLACHFDRKVHLVVDRHSAHRSKKVRAWLADHADQIELHFLPSYSPELNPDELVNADLKRSLPTSHRARNQAELAAEARRFFRRRQHQPHIVRGYFHGPHVRYTLDENQLSF; encoded by the coding sequence GTGAGTGAACTGGTGGGGGATGCGCGGCACTTGTCGCCGTCGGCGCAGGAGGCGTTGCGGCTGCGGGCGGTGGCCGCGTTGGTGGAGGGCCGGGATCGCGAGGACGTCGCGGCGGTGTTCAAGGTCTCGTTGAAGGCGGTGGACGGCTGGTGGGCGAGGTGGCTGGCCGGCGGTCGTGAGGCGCTGATCGGGCGGCCCCGCGGGCGACGGGTCGGGGAGCATCAGGTGTTGTCCGAGGCAGAGCAGGCGGCGGTGCGGCAGGCCGTGCTCGACCACCAGCCCTGTGAGCTGGGGCTTGTCGGTCAGCTGTGGACGCGTTCCCAGGTGGGTGCGCTGATCGCGAAGCTGTATCGGGTCCGGCTGACCGAGCCGGGGGTGGGCAAGTACCTGCGCCGCTGGGGGCTGTCGTTCCAGCGTCCGGACAAGCGGGCTGTCGAGCAGGATCCCGAGGCGGTGCGTGCCTGGCTGCAGGAAACGTGGCCGGCGATCCGCGCGAAGGCGAAGGCCGAGGGCGCCGAGGTGCTGTTCGCCGACCAGGTCGGCATCCGTTCTGACCAGGTCAGCGGCCGGACCTGGGGCGAGAAGGGCCGGACCCCGATCGTGCGCCGGACCGGGAACCGGTTCTCGGTCAACGCCATGTCCGCGATCAGCACCAAGGGCCGCATGCACTTCATGGTCTTCACTGGCACCTTCGACGCGCAGGTCATGTGCCGCTTCCTCAGCCGGCTCGCCTGCCACTTCGACCGCAAGGTCCACCTCGTCGTGGACCGGCACTCGGCCCACCGCAGCAAGAAGGTCCGCGCCTGGCTGGCCGACCACGCCGACCAGATCGAGCTGCACTTCCTGCCGTCCTACTCGCCCGAGCTGAACCCCGACGAACTGGTCAACGCCGACCTCAAGCGCAGCCTGCCCACGAGCCACCGGGCCCGCAACCAGGCCGAGCTCGCGGCCGAAGCGCGACGCTTCTTCCGCCGCCGCCAGCACCAGCCTCACATCGTCCGCGGCTACTTCCACGGTCCGCACGTGCGCTACACCCTTGACGAGAACCAATTGAGTTTCTGA